A stretch of the Bordetella genomosp. 8 genome encodes the following:
- a CDS encoding ABC transporter ATP-binding protein yields the protein MPGVLMQATGLRRSFGGLTAVQDVSLALPRGSLHAVIGTNGAGKSTLINLLSGDLPTNGGTIMMDGRDITAWPQPRRARAGLGRTYQRSTLFPSLTVHENCRLAAQAARQRFWQWWRHAGDCSHTTRLADDALERTGLADAAACIAGTLPHGRKRQLEIAMCLATRPAVLLLDEPLAGMGAEETGRMLDLLERLKPDHAILLVEHDMDAVFRVADTITVMVNGAVIASGDPDTIRADEAVRTAYLGTDEAEGRP from the coding sequence ATGCCCGGCGTCCTGATGCAGGCGACCGGACTCCGGCGCAGCTTCGGCGGGCTGACGGCGGTGCAGGACGTATCGCTGGCGCTGCCCAGGGGCAGCCTGCATGCCGTCATCGGCACCAACGGCGCCGGCAAATCGACGCTGATCAATCTGCTGTCGGGCGACCTGCCGACCAACGGCGGAACCATCATGATGGACGGCCGCGACATCACCGCCTGGCCACAGCCGCGCCGGGCGCGCGCGGGGCTGGGCCGCACCTACCAGCGATCCACGCTATTCCCGTCGCTGACCGTGCATGAGAACTGCCGGCTGGCGGCACAGGCCGCGCGGCAGCGCTTCTGGCAATGGTGGCGCCATGCCGGCGATTGCTCGCACACCACCCGTCTGGCCGACGACGCGCTGGAACGGACCGGCCTGGCGGACGCCGCCGCATGCATCGCCGGCACGCTCCCGCACGGACGCAAGCGCCAGCTGGAGATCGCCATGTGCCTGGCGACGCGGCCGGCAGTGCTGCTGCTGGACGAACCGCTGGCCGGCATGGGCGCGGAAGAAACCGGACGCATGCTGGACCTGCTGGAGCGCTTGAAACCCGACCACGCCATCCTGCTGGTGGAACACGATATGGACGCGGTCTTTCGCGTGGCCGATACCATCACCGTAATGGTGAACGGCGCGGTGATCGCCAGCGGCGACCCGGACACCATCCGCGCGGACGAGGCCGTGCGCACCGCCTATCTCGGCACGGATGAAGCGGAGGGCAGGCCATGA
- a CDS encoding 5-(carboxyamino)imidazole ribonucleotide synthase: MAGQDKPASATIVEPGGWLGLLGGGQLGRMFCHAAQSLGYKVAVLDPAADGPAAMVADRHIHAAYDDPAGLDELARTCRAVTTEFENVPADSLRALAARCRVSPSADAVAVVQDRIAEKSFIAGQGIPVAPHVAVRQDADLRDAADTLFPGILKVARLGYDGKGQARVQTREQALAAFEAFGRVPCVLEALLPLDHEISVVIARGFDGGTVMFPVARNVHRDGILAVSTVDRAALSGPDAALERAAGDAALRIAAGLDYHGVLCVEFFVLRDGTLLVNEIAPRPHNSGHYTIDACVTSQFEQQARAMAGLPLGATDLLAPSVMLNILGDIWFAASDAGEATPAPADAQREPDWAAALSVPTAKLHLYGKHDARRARKMGHVTIVAPTMSQARRDATRVAEALGIPAPGSPAPGSPAP, translated from the coding sequence ATGGCCGGGCAGGACAAGCCCGCTTCCGCCACGATCGTCGAACCAGGCGGATGGCTGGGCCTGCTGGGCGGCGGGCAGCTGGGCCGCATGTTCTGCCATGCCGCGCAAAGCCTGGGCTACAAGGTGGCGGTGCTGGATCCGGCCGCCGACGGCCCGGCGGCGATGGTCGCCGACCGCCATATCCACGCGGCCTATGACGATCCCGCCGGGCTCGACGAACTCGCGCGCACCTGCCGCGCCGTCACCACCGAATTCGAGAACGTGCCCGCCGACAGCCTGCGCGCCCTGGCGGCGCGCTGCCGGGTCAGCCCGTCGGCCGATGCCGTCGCCGTGGTGCAGGACCGCATCGCCGAAAAGTCCTTCATCGCCGGTCAGGGCATCCCGGTCGCGCCCCACGTCGCCGTGCGGCAGGATGCCGACCTGCGCGATGCCGCCGATACGCTGTTTCCTGGCATCCTGAAGGTGGCCCGGCTGGGTTATGACGGCAAGGGGCAGGCGCGCGTGCAGACGCGCGAACAGGCGCTGGCGGCATTCGAGGCCTTCGGCCGCGTGCCTTGCGTGCTGGAAGCCCTGCTGCCGCTGGACCATGAAATCTCGGTGGTGATCGCGCGCGGCTTCGACGGCGGCACGGTCATGTTTCCGGTGGCCCGCAATGTCCACCGCGACGGCATCCTGGCGGTATCGACGGTCGATCGCGCGGCGCTGTCGGGGCCTGACGCCGCGCTGGAGCGTGCCGCCGGCGACGCCGCCCTGCGCATCGCGGCCGGCCTGGATTATCACGGCGTGCTGTGCGTGGAGTTCTTCGTCCTGCGCGACGGGACCTTGCTGGTCAACGAGATCGCGCCGCGCCCGCACAACAGCGGCCACTACACCATCGACGCCTGTGTCACCAGCCAGTTCGAGCAGCAGGCGCGCGCCATGGCCGGCTTGCCGCTGGGCGCCACGGACCTGCTGGCGCCGTCGGTCATGCTGAATATCCTGGGCGACATCTGGTTCGCGGCCAGCGACGCTGGCGAGGCCACGCCAGCGCCGGCGGACGCGCAGCGCGAACCCGACTGGGCCGCGGCCTTGTCCGTGCCCACGGCCAAGCTGCATCTGTACGGCAAGCACGATGCGCGGCGCGCCCGCAAGATGGGCCACGTGACCATCGTCGCGCCCACCATGTCGCAGGCACGGCGCGACGCCACCCGCGTCGCCGAGGCGCTCGGCATTCCGGCGCCCGGTAGCCCGGCGCCCGGTAGCCCGGCGCCCTGA
- a CDS encoding YfiR family protein, translating to MIGRHAWRFWLPALLAVFHAAAGAAPLPADADARAAMVGQVVMGILGYARWPVQPEAIRLCVAGQPAYAAALFDEQARPPSLAVQARRMAADDPALVAGCDAVYMGGLGNEARQRLLRRIVGHPVVSIVEDDAECAVGGMFCLDVQSDRVGFQINLDSVARSGVRINPSVLQLSRRRSSP from the coding sequence ATGATAGGCCGCCACGCATGGCGCTTCTGGTTGCCTGCGCTGCTGGCGGTCTTCCATGCGGCCGCGGGCGCCGCCCCCTTGCCGGCCGATGCGGATGCCCGCGCCGCCATGGTGGGCCAGGTGGTCATGGGGATCCTGGGCTATGCACGCTGGCCGGTGCAGCCTGAAGCGATACGCCTGTGCGTCGCGGGCCAGCCGGCCTACGCGGCCGCCCTGTTCGACGAACAGGCGCGACCGCCCTCGCTGGCCGTACAGGCGCGGCGGATGGCCGCGGACGATCCCGCGCTGGTGGCGGGCTGCGACGCGGTCTATATGGGAGGCCTGGGCAATGAGGCGCGGCAACGGCTGTTGCGGCGCATCGTGGGCCATCCCGTGGTCAGCATCGTCGAGGACGACGCCGAGTGCGCCGTCGGCGGCATGTTCTGTCTGGACGTCCAGTCCGACCGTGTCGGGTTCCAGATCAATCTCGATTCCGTGGCGCGCAGCGGTGTTCGCATCAATCCCAGCGTGCTTCAGCTTTCGCGTCGCAGGTCATCTCCATGA
- a CDS encoding DUF5993 family protein, whose translation MIMMLPFVLGMLAVWFGIRGRRSACFALWIVTLLVFAAWANHHMTDPLRLSL comes from the coding sequence ATGATCATGATGCTGCCGTTCGTACTCGGCATGCTGGCGGTTTGGTTCGGTATCCGGGGCAGGCGGTCGGCCTGCTTCGCCTTATGGATCGTGACCCTGCTGGTCTTCGCCGCCTGGGCGAACCACCACATGACCGACCCGCTGCGGCTGTCGCTCTAG
- a CDS encoding branched-chain amino acid ABC transporter permease: MAAIVVLLCLALLPWVASEYYVGLAQRIVIYAVFALSLQLLVGEAGLVSLGHAAPFGIGAYAAALLSPASAAGPLLPLLAAALAGGAAYALATGALALRTRGVYFIMVTLAFAQMAYYVFHDTKVGGGSDGAYLYFRPEWRVGGWMPFDLAHATSFHLFVVACLALAWGLLARLRHSPFGAALAGIRINEQRMRATGFSTFPYKLVAYTLAGALAGLAGFLYALKDGFVTPELFAWEQSGLVLLMVILGGMARPGGAVAGAAALVLMQELFQSEALFGDYARHWHLPMGLAVILLVALLPRGLAGLIGLGRVPRAARMAPLADTAEKSHA; the protein is encoded by the coding sequence ATGGCGGCGATCGTCGTCCTGCTGTGCCTGGCGCTGCTGCCATGGGTGGCCAGCGAATACTACGTGGGCCTGGCCCAGCGCATCGTCATCTATGCCGTGTTCGCCCTGAGCCTGCAATTGCTGGTGGGTGAAGCGGGGCTGGTCAGCCTGGGACATGCGGCGCCTTTCGGCATAGGCGCATACGCGGCGGCGCTGCTGTCGCCGGCATCCGCCGCGGGACCGCTGCTGCCGCTGCTGGCGGCCGCCCTGGCCGGCGGCGCGGCCTATGCCCTGGCCACCGGCGCGCTGGCGCTGCGCACGCGTGGCGTGTACTTCATCATGGTGACGCTGGCTTTCGCGCAGATGGCGTATTACGTGTTCCACGACACCAAGGTGGGCGGGGGCAGCGACGGCGCCTATCTGTATTTCCGACCGGAATGGCGGGTGGGCGGCTGGATGCCGTTCGACCTGGCGCATGCGACGAGCTTCCACCTGTTCGTGGTCGCCTGCCTGGCCCTGGCCTGGGGCCTGCTGGCGCGGCTGCGGCACTCGCCTTTCGGCGCGGCGCTGGCGGGCATACGCATCAACGAACAGCGCATGCGGGCCACGGGCTTCTCGACCTTTCCGTACAAACTCGTGGCCTACACGCTGGCGGGCGCGCTGGCCGGGCTGGCGGGGTTCCTGTACGCATTGAAGGACGGCTTCGTGACGCCGGAGCTCTTTGCCTGGGAGCAATCCGGCCTGGTCCTGCTGATGGTGATCCTGGGCGGCATGGCGCGGCCCGGCGGCGCCGTGGCCGGCGCGGCCGCCCTGGTGCTGATGCAGGAGCTGTTCCAGTCCGAAGCCCTCTTCGGCGACTACGCGCGCCACTGGCATCTGCCGATGGGGCTCGCGGTCATCCTGCTGGTGGCGCTGCTGCCCCGCGGGCTGGCCGGCCTGATCGGCCTGGGACGCGTGCCGCGCGCGGCACGCATGGCGCCCCTCGCCGACACCGCGGAGAAATCCCATGCCTGA
- a CDS encoding L-threonylcarbamoyladenylate synthase yields the protein MMAPQTEAEASDEQIAHAARVLAAGQLVAFPTETVYGLGADAESPLAVGRIYAAKGRPSSHPVIVHIAPDADLSYWAADIPPPARALIDAFWPGPLTLILKRAARIDPAVSGGQDSVGVRCPSHPVAQRLLRAFAALNPSGQGGVAGPSANRFGQVSPTRAEHVRAEFPDEVAQGMPVLQGGASAVGIESTIVDLSRVDRGIGPVLLRPGHISADDIARVLGVAPALPDAAAPRASGTLRAHYAPHTPLALVSREQLEAAAVGLGLPDDGRVVAVAYTPRPLELDPRLVWQPVAADPARYAQALYAVLRELDGMGYRRILVEAPPLTPEWAAVNDRIGRAAAAFE from the coding sequence ATGATGGCGCCCCAGACCGAAGCCGAAGCCAGCGACGAACAGATCGCGCATGCCGCGCGCGTCCTGGCCGCCGGCCAATTGGTCGCCTTTCCGACGGAAACCGTCTACGGGCTGGGCGCGGATGCGGAAAGCCCGCTCGCGGTCGGTCGTATCTATGCCGCCAAGGGCCGTCCGTCCAGCCATCCCGTCATCGTGCATATCGCGCCCGATGCCGACCTGTCCTATTGGGCGGCCGATATCCCGCCGCCGGCCCGCGCCCTGATCGACGCATTCTGGCCGGGGCCGCTCACCCTGATCCTGAAACGCGCCGCGCGCATCGATCCGGCCGTCAGCGGCGGCCAGGACAGCGTGGGCGTGCGCTGCCCGTCGCATCCGGTGGCGCAGCGCCTGCTGCGTGCCTTCGCCGCCCTGAATCCCAGCGGGCAGGGCGGTGTCGCCGGGCCGTCGGCCAATCGCTTTGGCCAGGTGTCGCCCACGCGCGCCGAGCATGTGCGGGCCGAATTCCCCGATGAGGTCGCCCAGGGCATGCCGGTGCTGCAGGGCGGGGCTTCCGCGGTGGGCATCGAATCCACCATCGTCGATCTGTCGCGCGTGGATCGGGGCATAGGGCCGGTGCTGCTGAGGCCGGGCCATATATCCGCCGACGACATCGCCCGCGTGCTGGGCGTCGCGCCCGCGCTGCCCGATGCGGCGGCGCCGCGCGCGTCGGGCACGCTGCGTGCCCACTACGCGCCGCACACCCCGCTGGCGCTGGTCTCGCGGGAGCAACTGGAAGCCGCCGCGGTGGGCCTGGGCCTGCCGGACGACGGTCGCGTCGTGGCGGTCGCCTACACGCCGCGTCCCCTGGAATTGGATCCTCGGCTGGTCTGGCAGCCCGTGGCCGCCGATCCTGCGCGGTACGCACAGGCGCTCTATGCGGTGTTGCGCGAATTGGATGGCATGGGCTATCGCCGTATCCTGGTCGAAGCGCCGCCCCTGACACCGGAATGGGCGGCGGTGAACGACCGCATCGGCCGCGCCGCGGCCGCCTTCGAATAA
- a CDS encoding ABC transporter ATP-binding protein, giving the protein MRAATEGQRVHEEWVRAEGLHAHYGASHVLRGIDLRIERGEAVGLLGRNGMGKTTLIRVLTGHLRCSAGRMRISGGDSTHMPPHARARLGIAYVPEGRGVFPNLSVRENLLVAARAGVSGRRDWDYERVMDTFPRLRERTRHGGQELSGGEQQMLAIGRALMTNPDLLILDEATEGLAPLIVAELWRVIAAIRRTGISTLIVDRNYRAVLAHTDRCVVMEKGVLAHQDASAALAAQPHLLERYLGV; this is encoded by the coding sequence ATGCGTGCAGCGACAGAAGGACAGCGCGTGCATGAGGAATGGGTACGCGCGGAGGGCCTGCACGCCCACTACGGCGCCAGCCACGTCCTGCGCGGCATCGACCTGCGCATCGAGCGCGGCGAAGCCGTCGGTTTGCTGGGCCGCAACGGCATGGGCAAGACCACGCTGATACGCGTGCTGACGGGGCATCTGCGCTGCAGCGCCGGGCGCATGCGCATAAGCGGCGGCGACAGCACCCATATGCCGCCGCACGCGCGCGCCCGCCTGGGCATTGCCTACGTGCCGGAAGGCCGCGGCGTCTTTCCCAACCTGTCCGTGCGCGAGAACCTGCTGGTGGCGGCGCGCGCCGGCGTCTCGGGCCGCCGCGACTGGGATTACGAACGCGTGATGGACACCTTTCCGCGGCTGCGCGAACGCACGCGGCACGGCGGCCAGGAATTGTCGGGCGGCGAACAGCAGATGCTGGCCATCGGCCGCGCGCTCATGACCAACCCCGACCTGCTGATCCTGGACGAAGCCACCGAAGGCCTCGCCCCGCTCATCGTCGCCGAACTCTGGCGCGTGATCGCCGCGATCCGGCGCACCGGCATATCGACGCTGATCGTCGACCGCAACTATCGCGCGGTGCTGGCCCACACCGATCGCTGCGTGGTCATGGAAAAAGGCGTGCTCGCGCACCAGGACGCCAGCGCCGCCCTCGCGGCGCAACCTCATTTGCTGGAGCGCTATCTGGGCGTGTAG
- a CDS encoding phosphoribosylaminoimidazolesuccinocarboxamide synthase yields MTSALHQSSIRSLPLLGRGKVRDMYAVGDDKLLIVATDRISAFDVILDDPIPGKGQVLTALTEFWLSRLGHVIPNHSTGVAPEDVVAPDEVEQVRGRAVVVKRLKPILVEAVARGYLIGSGWKDYQATGAVCGIALPAGLRQAEKLPQPIFTPAAKAEFGTHDENVDFEHVVREVGQQMAERIREVTLALYAEASAFATTKGIIIADTKFEFGLDDDGALHLMDEVLTPDSSRFWPADSYAVGISPPSFDKQFVRDWLETQPWDKTPPAPRLPADVIRKTAEKYREALDRLTA; encoded by the coding sequence GTGACTTCAGCCCTGCATCAATCCAGTATCCGGTCCCTGCCCCTGCTCGGGCGAGGCAAGGTACGCGACATGTACGCCGTCGGCGACGACAAGCTGCTCATCGTCGCGACGGATCGTATATCCGCCTTCGACGTCATCCTCGACGATCCCATTCCCGGCAAGGGCCAGGTGCTGACGGCGCTGACCGAGTTCTGGTTGTCCAGGCTGGGGCACGTCATCCCCAACCACTCCACCGGCGTTGCGCCCGAAGACGTGGTGGCGCCCGACGAAGTCGAGCAGGTCAGGGGCAGGGCGGTGGTGGTGAAGCGGCTCAAGCCCATCCTGGTGGAGGCGGTGGCGCGCGGGTACCTCATCGGGTCCGGCTGGAAGGACTACCAGGCCACCGGCGCGGTGTGCGGCATCGCGCTGCCCGCCGGCCTGCGGCAGGCGGAAAAGCTGCCGCAGCCGATTTTCACCCCGGCCGCCAAGGCGGAATTCGGCACCCACGATGAAAACGTCGATTTCGAGCACGTGGTGCGCGAGGTCGGCCAGCAGATGGCCGAACGCATCCGCGAGGTGACGCTGGCCTTGTATGCGGAAGCGTCCGCCTTCGCCACGACCAAGGGCATCATCATTGCCGATACCAAGTTCGAATTCGGCCTGGACGATGATGGGGCGCTGCATCTGATGGACGAGGTGCTGACGCCGGATTCCTCGCGATTCTGGCCGGCCGACAGCTATGCGGTGGGCATCAGCCCGCCTTCGTTCGACAAGCAGTTCGTGCGCGACTGGCTGGAAACGCAGCCCTGGGACAAGACGCCGCCCGCGCCGCGGCTGCCCGCCGACGTCATCCGCAAGACGGCGGAGAAGTACCGCGAGGCCCTGGACCGGCTGACGGCCTAG
- the purE gene encoding 5-(carboxyamino)imidazole ribonucleotide mutase, which yields MTAKSTSTPAPTPLVGVIMGSSSDWEVMKHAVAMLDDFGVACEARVISAHRMPLDMAEYGAAARGRGLRAIIAGAGGAAHLPGMMAALTEVPVFGVPVPSKYLRGEDSLLSIVQMPKGVPVATFAIGEAGAANAALHAIANLATADDRLHARLVEFRARQTQAARDMQVPPPGAQA from the coding sequence ATGACCGCCAAATCCACCTCTACGCCCGCGCCGACGCCCCTGGTCGGCGTGATCATGGGCTCTTCCAGCGACTGGGAAGTCATGAAGCACGCCGTCGCCATGCTGGACGACTTCGGCGTCGCGTGCGAAGCCCGCGTGATTTCCGCCCACCGCATGCCGCTGGACATGGCCGAGTACGGCGCCGCGGCGCGCGGACGGGGTTTGCGCGCCATCATCGCCGGCGCCGGCGGGGCGGCGCATCTGCCCGGCATGATGGCCGCGCTCACCGAAGTGCCGGTGTTCGGCGTGCCGGTGCCGTCCAAGTACCTGCGCGGCGAAGATTCGCTGCTTTCCATCGTGCAGATGCCCAAGGGCGTGCCCGTGGCGACCTTCGCGATCGGCGAAGCCGGCGCCGCCAACGCGGCGTTGCACGCCATCGCCAACCTGGCCACCGCCGACGATCGCCTGCATGCCAGACTGGTGGAATTCCGCGCCCGCCAGACCCAGGCCGCCCGCGATATGCAGGTGCCCCCGCCGGGAGCCCAGGCATGA
- a CDS encoding amino acid ABC transporter substrate-binding protein, giving the protein MKKFLALTASALALAGAAHVAVAGPTLDAVKKKGFVQCGLSDGVTGFSATDSKGEWAGMDVDICRAIAAATLGDASKFKGTALSTQQRFTALQSGEVDVLLRTVTLTQTRDTSLGLAAVAASFYDGQGILVRKSLNVKSAKELDGATICVQPGTTTELNLSDWFRANNIKFTPVVIDKVTEVVRAFESGRCDAFTDDASQLAAVRASQVANPNDYDILPERLSKEPLGPMVRQGDENWLGIVRWTLFALMEAEEYGITQKNVDDMLKSNNPNVLRILGVTPGAGKNMGLDEKWAYNAIKAVGNYGEIFERNVGGGSKLGLKRGVNALWNQGGAMYPWPVR; this is encoded by the coding sequence ATGAAGAAGTTTCTTGCCCTGACCGCGAGCGCCCTGGCGCTGGCGGGCGCCGCGCATGTCGCGGTCGCGGGACCGACGCTGGACGCGGTCAAGAAGAAAGGATTCGTGCAATGCGGCCTGAGCGATGGCGTGACGGGTTTCAGCGCGACCGACAGCAAGGGCGAATGGGCGGGGATGGACGTGGACATCTGCCGCGCCATCGCGGCCGCGACGCTGGGCGACGCCAGCAAGTTCAAGGGCACGGCCCTGTCCACGCAGCAGCGATTCACCGCGCTGCAATCGGGCGAAGTGGATGTGCTGCTGCGCACGGTCACGCTGACGCAGACGCGCGATACGTCGCTGGGCCTGGCTGCCGTGGCGGCCAGCTTCTATGACGGCCAGGGCATCCTGGTGCGCAAGTCGCTGAACGTCAAGAGCGCCAAGGAGCTGGACGGCGCGACGATCTGCGTGCAGCCGGGCACGACGACGGAGCTGAACCTGTCCGACTGGTTCCGCGCCAACAACATCAAGTTCACGCCGGTGGTCATCGACAAGGTGACCGAGGTGGTGCGCGCCTTCGAATCGGGCCGCTGCGATGCCTTCACCGACGACGCCTCCCAGCTGGCGGCGGTGCGCGCGTCGCAGGTGGCCAACCCCAACGATTACGACATCCTGCCCGAACGGCTTTCCAAGGAGCCCCTGGGCCCGATGGTGCGCCAGGGCGACGAGAACTGGCTGGGCATCGTGCGCTGGACGCTGTTCGCGCTGATGGAAGCCGAGGAATACGGCATCACGCAGAAGAATGTCGACGACATGCTCAAGAGCAACAATCCCAACGTGCTGCGCATCCTGGGCGTGACGCCCGGGGCCGGCAAGAATATGGGCCTGGACGAAAAATGGGCCTACAACGCGATCAAGGCCGTCGGCAACTACGGCGAGATCTTCGAGCGCAACGTGGGCGGCGGCAGCAAGCTGGGGCTCAAGCGCGGCGTCAACGCGCTGTGGAACCAGGGCGGGGCGATGTATCCCTGGCCGGTGCGCTGA
- a CDS encoding disulfide bond formation protein B, with protein sequence MQFASRASHPASTLLNGLALLAITGSLILAFAWQILFNELPCPLCLLQRLALVMAGAGLLLNLRFGASPAHYAMVLAAALAGAVVAARQMMLHQAPADPGYGSTLLGMHFYTWALVAFVALIAYCAVMLALDRRSGDNSHPRRAGIVAGAIMWLFFVTVVAHAAGTTLECGLGPCPDNPTTYQWLPAFGG encoded by the coding sequence ATGCAATTCGCCTCCCGGGCCTCGCATCCCGCTTCGACCCTGTTGAATGGGCTGGCCTTGCTGGCGATCACGGGCTCGCTGATCCTGGCCTTCGCCTGGCAGATCCTCTTCAACGAATTGCCCTGCCCGCTGTGCCTGCTGCAGCGCCTGGCGCTGGTGATGGCGGGCGCGGGCCTGCTGCTGAATCTGCGTTTCGGCGCCTCGCCGGCGCATTACGCCATGGTCCTCGCCGCCGCCTTGGCCGGCGCGGTGGTGGCGGCGCGGCAGATGATGCTGCACCAGGCACCGGCGGACCCGGGCTACGGCTCGACGCTGCTCGGCATGCATTTCTACACCTGGGCGCTGGTGGCCTTCGTCGCGCTGATCGCCTATTGCGCGGTGATGCTGGCCCTGGACCGCCGGTCGGGCGACAACAGCCATCCGCGGCGCGCCGGCATCGTCGCCGGCGCCATCATGTGGCTGTTTTTCGTGACCGTCGTGGCGCACGCCGCCGGCACGACGCTGGAATGCGGCCTGGGACCTTGCCCGGATAATCCCACGACCTACCAGTGGCTTCCGGCGTTCGGCGGCTGA
- the fba gene encoding class II fructose-bisphosphate aldolase (catalyzes the reversible aldol condensation of dihydroxyacetonephosphate and glyceraldehyde 3-phosphate in the Calvin cycle, glycolysis, and/or gluconeogenesis) produces the protein MALVSMRQLLDHAAENGYGIPAFNVNNLEQVQAIMEAADETNSPVIMQASAGARKYAGEGFLKYLIQAAVESYPHIPVVMHQDHGQSPKICQGAIDLGFSSVMMDGSLKEDGKTVADYDYNVEVTRKVVEMAHKVGVTVEGELGCLGSLETMMGDKEDGHGAEGTMTREQLLTDPEQAADFVRKTQLDALAIAIGTSHGAYKFTRKPTGDILSISRIKEIHSRLPNTHLVMHGSSSVPQDLLAEIREFGGDMKETYGVPVEEIQEAIKYGVRKINIDTDIRLAMTGAIRRFFAENPSKFDPREYLKPARAAAKAICVQRYTEFGTAGNASKIKAMPLQEMAQQYAGGKLSQVVQ, from the coding sequence ATGGCCCTAGTTTCCATGCGCCAGCTGCTCGATCATGCCGCCGAGAACGGCTACGGCATCCCGGCGTTCAACGTCAACAACCTCGAGCAGGTCCAGGCCATCATGGAGGCCGCCGACGAAACCAATAGCCCGGTGATCATGCAGGCGTCGGCCGGCGCTCGTAAATACGCCGGCGAAGGTTTCCTGAAATATCTGATCCAGGCTGCCGTCGAGTCCTACCCGCACATCCCCGTGGTCATGCACCAGGATCACGGCCAGTCGCCCAAGATCTGCCAGGGCGCCATCGACCTGGGCTTTTCCAGCGTGATGATGGACGGCTCGCTGAAGGAAGACGGCAAGACTGTCGCCGACTACGACTACAACGTCGAGGTCACCCGCAAGGTCGTCGAAATGGCCCATAAGGTCGGCGTAACGGTGGAAGGCGAGCTGGGCTGCCTGGGCTCGCTGGAAACCATGATGGGCGACAAGGAAGACGGCCATGGCGCCGAAGGCACCATGACGCGCGAGCAACTGCTGACCGACCCGGAACAGGCCGCCGACTTCGTCCGCAAGACGCAGCTGGACGCCCTGGCCATCGCCATCGGCACCAGCCACGGCGCCTACAAGTTCACCCGCAAGCCCACCGGCGACATCCTGTCCATTTCCCGCATCAAGGAAATCCACAGCCGCCTGCCCAACACCCACCTGGTGATGCATGGCAGCTCCAGCGTGCCGCAGGACCTGCTGGCGGAAATCCGTGAATTCGGCGGCGACATGAAGGAAACCTACGGCGTGCCGGTCGAGGAAATCCAGGAAGCCATCAAGTACGGCGTGCGCAAGATCAATATCGACACCGATATCCGCCTGGCCATGACGGGCGCGATCCGCCGCTTCTTCGCCGAAAATCCTTCCAAGTTCGATCCGCGCGAATACCTGAAGCCGGCGCGCGCCGCCGCCAAGGCGATCTGCGTGCAGCGCTACACGGAATTCGGCACGGCCGGCAATGCCAGCAAGATCAAGGCGATGCCGCTGCAGGAAATGGCCCAGCAGTATGCCGGGGGCAAGCTGTCCCAGGTCGTGCAGTAA